In Fimbriimonadales bacterium, the following are encoded in one genomic region:
- a CDS encoding RNA-binding protein: MATKSLYVGSLPYSTTESGLLDLFAPYGALSARIIEGRGFGFVDVPEENAQQAILDKNDSEFGGRRLVVNEARPREEQPRRRYNSGGGGGRRRSW; encoded by the coding sequence ATGGCAACTAAATCTCTATATGTGGGCAGTTTGCCCTATTCCACCACGGAATCTGGTCTGCTCGACCTCTTCGCCCCGTACGGCGCTCTCTCAGCCCGTATCATCGAAGGACGAGGCTTCGGCTTCGTGGACGTCCCTGAAGAGAATGCTCAACAAGCAATTCTCGACAAAAATGACTCCGAATTCGGGGGACGAAGGCTCGTTGTAAACGAGGCTCGACCTCGAGAAGAGCAGCCCCGCCGAAGATACAACAGCGGCGGTGGTGGCGGACGCCGACGTTCCTGGTAA
- a CDS encoding WD40 repeat domain-containing protein, producing the protein MNQILANLVFFSLAQTAPLTSSGTIYAEAQSFAFAPGGTRFVAGMADMTVKIYDAKTAKEIKNFKLPGNPFPCPAVAWSPRGDLVAAGAENGSIHVWNVNTGNVFTLRGHIRGIQSLAFHPSGLQIVSTGHDDVVRIWDLKKRKTVVTILGKGINLYNAKFDAMGKRVFCATLARGIAIYKPNGQLLKYWKAREEGVNDVDANRPFTLAADAGRDSRIGIWDLKQGKRISYLSGHGDWVVNVKISPNGKYIASSSSDGKVILWDLKKLKRAMTLEGQSLVGSPLAWSGDGSFLLTLSDAGYIRIWRAK; encoded by the coding sequence ATGAACCAGATACTTGCGAATCTCGTTTTTTTCTCTCTTGCCCAAACTGCACCTCTCACCTCGTCTGGGACGATCTATGCAGAAGCACAATCGTTCGCTTTCGCGCCCGGTGGCACGCGCTTCGTTGCAGGAATGGCGGACATGACGGTGAAGATTTACGATGCGAAGACGGCAAAGGAAATCAAAAACTTCAAACTTCCCGGCAATCCCTTTCCCTGCCCTGCGGTAGCGTGGAGCCCGCGTGGGGACTTGGTTGCTGCTGGTGCTGAAAATGGCTCGATACATGTGTGGAACGTGAACACCGGCAATGTCTTCACTCTCAGAGGGCATATTCGTGGAATTCAGTCTCTCGCATTCCACCCCTCAGGACTGCAAATCGTTTCGACTGGTCACGATGACGTGGTTCGTATCTGGGATTTGAAAAAAAGAAAAACCGTAGTGACGATTTTGGGGAAAGGGATCAATCTTTATAATGCGAAATTCGATGCTATGGGCAAACGTGTTTTTTGCGCGACACTCGCTCGAGGAATCGCAATTTATAAACCGAACGGGCAACTTTTGAAATATTGGAAAGCGCGCGAAGAGGGAGTAAATGATGTGGATGCGAACCGTCCATTCACGCTCGCGGCGGATGCAGGAAGAGATTCGCGCATCGGTATTTGGGATTTGAAGCAAGGAAAGCGAATTTCCTATTTATCGGGCCATGGAGATTGGGTGGTAAATGTGAAGATTAGCCCGAATGGAAAATACATCGCGAGCAGTTCCAGCGATGGGAAAGTGATTCTTTGGGATTTGAAGAAATTGAAAAGAGCGATGACCTTGGAGGGTCAAAGTTTGGTCGGTTCGCCCCTCGCTTGGAGCGGCGATGGCTCTTTTCTGCTTACACTTTCCGATGCGGGTTATATAAGGATATGGAGAGCGAAGTGA
- a CDS encoding family 20 glycosylhydrolase codes for MEIIGWMLDIAREQSPKEEVLDEWLSRSKAAGYNAVGFYIEHRFRYESAPWAGGRGALTPETVRRLIETHSGIRCIPFLNTLGHMEGFIRSEGGQWLAEGAPEKSSQICPSRKECVDFAKSLIRDAAKCFQDEWIHLGGDETWQLGECPLCMERAQKIGKGGIYAEHYKELCETVLEMGKRPCLWGDMLLAHPEAMRLIPKETVIFDWQYGGPPNQTAERFRKEGFDVVCCPALHTFDSGWCFWDLSKKNIDEHRDAAQSLGALGVCVTTWEFMYFSSYFSVMPLVFAIGRHLAQGEDWEKALVEEGGEFYAEVAQILGVEIPSISKFLGSGWRNLRRNFVENADIFALWREWREEACSEVGDTILANINKAKQRLFENDPMRFPLTLHEVAIEWVRKIESARILYGKRDLAGFVLEFSEAAELLSSLSPYLAEIAKQGGSLGDLMRLRRMISQQVDVLEKVRMLGDFDAYAYLPAFEVLIHPGFVPGGQAGWDCRQL; via the coding sequence TTGGAAATCATAGGGTGGATGCTCGACATCGCGAGGGAGCAATCTCCGAAAGAAGAGGTGCTGGATGAATGGCTCTCGCGTTCAAAAGCGGCGGGTTATAACGCAGTCGGATTTTATATAGAGCATCGTTTCCGCTACGAAAGCGCACCATGGGCAGGCGGTCGAGGTGCATTGACTCCGGAAACCGTACGGCGACTCATCGAAACACATTCAGGAATCCGCTGTATCCCGTTTCTCAATACATTAGGGCACATGGAAGGGTTCATTCGCTCCGAGGGGGGGCAATGGCTTGCGGAAGGGGCACCGGAAAAATCATCGCAAATTTGCCCGAGCAGGAAGGAATGCGTAGATTTCGCCAAATCGCTGATTCGAGATGCAGCAAAATGTTTTCAAGACGAGTGGATTCATTTAGGGGGGGACGAAACATGGCAACTCGGCGAATGTCCTCTCTGCATGGAAAGAGCACAAAAAATCGGAAAGGGGGGGATTTACGCAGAACATTATAAAGAACTTTGCGAAACAGTCCTCGAAATGGGGAAACGCCCTTGCTTGTGGGGGGATATGCTTCTTGCGCACCCCGAAGCGATGCGCCTCATTCCGAAAGAAACCGTGATTTTCGATTGGCAATACGGCGGACCTCCGAATCAGACTGCAGAACGTTTTCGCAAAGAAGGATTCGACGTCGTCTGCTGTCCTGCGTTGCACACTTTCGATTCAGGATGGTGTTTTTGGGATTTGTCTAAAAAGAATATTGACGAGCATCGCGATGCGGCTCAATCTCTCGGCGCGTTAGGAGTTTGCGTTACGACTTGGGAGTTCATGTATTTTTCTTCTTATTTTTCGGTGATGCCACTTGTTTTTGCGATTGGCAGACATCTTGCGCAGGGTGAGGACTGGGAAAAAGCGCTCGTCGAGGAAGGGGGGGAATTTTATGCAGAAGTCGCGCAGATTTTAGGAGTGGAAATTCCCTCCATCTCTAAATTTTTAGGAAGTGGCTGGCGAAATTTGCGAAGGAATTTCGTAGAGAACGCGGATATCTTCGCCTTGTGGAGAGAATGGCGCGAAGAGGCATGCAGCGAAGTGGGGGATACAATTTTAGCCAACATAAACAAAGCAAAACAGAGACTTTTCGAAAACGACCCCATGCGATTTCCTTTGACGCTTCACGAAGTGGCAATCGAATGGGTTCGAAAAATCGAGTCAGCGCGAATTCTTTATGGGAAACGGGATTTGGCGGGTTTCGTGTTGGAGTTTTCGGAGGCTGCGGAATTGCTTTCTTCTCTTTCCCCTTATCTTGCAGAGATTGCAAAACAGGGGGGGTCGCTCGGCGATTTGATGCGATTGCGAAGGATGATTTCGCAACAGGTGGATGTGTTGGAAAAGGTGCGAATGTTGGGAGACTTCGACGCCTATGCCTATCTTCCAGCATTCGAGGTTTTGATTCACCCCGGCTTCGTTCCGGGTGGACAAGCGGGATGGGATTGCAGACAGTTATAA